The uncultured Dysgonomonas sp. genome contains the following window.
TGAAGAGATATACTTTATAATCCTTCTCTATTATTACTGATTTCCCGTCGTTAGATGAATGGATCGAGGATATATTTGATACATCGGCCGTCTTTATCTCTTCTCCCGACTTCATATCTATTCTTGACAATTCAGATGTTAACATTATGGGCAGATTATTTTCGGAATGTAGAAATACAGCGCTATTCCCCAGGCTATTCGCCGACTGTTTGGTTATATTGCCTGAGGAACTGTCGATATAGGAGGCATTCCTGTTATAAGTCCCTCCCAGAAATACCCCCGGGAAATAATAATTCGCAGAAAAGTATTGTCCGTACAGGCTATAATGTACAATATTCTTTGATGTTATATCTACAGTAAATATGTCATTGATCTCTGAACCTTTCGATAAAACGAGTGTTTTCCCATTATCACAGGCTTCAATCCGGTTTACAATTAACGTATTGGTATGATGGGGGTCATAAAACATATCATCTTCAGAGAATACGCCACATTTGTGGTTATTAGCTGAGTCTATATACAATATTTTAGGTTTGCCATTGCTCCATGCTATACAAAGCCCGTAGCCATTGTTACCGAAGGCCACATCTGTTATATATTCGGGATCTATTACCGATGACAAGTCGATCTGTTTTATAAATTTTCCTGAAGAAGCATCATATATATCGAGCTTATTTTTAATAAAAACATACAATGAGTTATTGTAAGCATTATAATAGAACTCCGTATATCCATACCCTTCCTTATCCCAACCAATACTTGCGGTTTTGGTCAGGTCGCCCAACGAATATTGATCCAGGACTACCCCATCATAGCCGGACATTCGCATCCAGAAGTGCTTATTATCCTTGATGAACCTGATCCTATGCTCCCAATAGCCGGATGTTGAAATAGATTTTTCATATGGTTGTAATTCAATATAGCCCTTTACCGTTGCTTTATCGGTTGATTCCACCACATACGATACTTTCATAGCCGAAAATGGAGATAACTTTATATTGGGAAAATATATTGTTTTTCTATCAGCCGAATATTGAGGCGATAAGTCAACACCTTGGGGTGATGCTATTGACGAAATCAGATTTACTTCCCTATTGAATGAGATAAATGGGATAGAGGTCAAATAGTTTGTTGCATTATCTTTTCCTAAATAATCCGTTAATTCGAGTACAGGGCCTTCGTCTTGTTCTATTTTTATTGTTCTTGTAAAATTATATTCCGCACTAAAATTAATAATTGCCGTACGTTTCTCCAATGTTTCATTTTCTGAATAATCGAAGGTTATAGAACCATTCGTTTTCTTTATATCCAACCAATCTGCATCACATTCGACCTCGAAATTTATATTTGTTTTCACCAAAATACTATAGTGCCCACTTCCATTTTTGAGTTGAACATCATCCTTTGATTCCACTACAAAAAAAGCATCTTCCGACAGTGCATTTAAAGTAATATCAACTGTCAGATTATCTCCAGCCCGGAAAGTGGCAGCCTGCGACAACGGGGTATATCCCTCCTTGCTGAAGGCGATATAAGCTGTAGCACCTCCCGATGGAATATTAAGTACATAATGCCCTGTTGAGGAGGTCTCTGTGGCTGGGCTTACAGAAAGGGATTCCAATTTCACTTTTACCCCTGCAATTCCTTTTCCGGACGAATCTTTTACAACCCCTGAAATCGATGCCGGATCTTCTGTTTTATCTATCAGACATGATTGACAAAGAGCACATAGTAGAGTGAATACGACTAAGTTTTGAATGATATTACGCATAGAAATAAGGCTAGGTTAATTGCCAATATTGAAAATTTAAGCAAAAATAGAATAAAATAAACACTTTTTATCATAGAGTTTTAATTATTATAAATTCCATATCCGAAATCTCATATTTCTGAGGAGTATATACATATCAAAACAATAATATTTATAGCCTACACAGCCATCCGGACATTGTACCCCACCAAAATAAAAAAGCTATTTCCCATCCTGGGATTTAACACAACAAAAAAACTCTATCTTTGTTATACTTTTTGATTACAACTAAAAAAATTCAGATATGAATTATTTCAATTATAAAAGGCGTTTGTCTTCCGAAACCAGAATTGGCGACACTCCGCTCGGAGGCAGCAATCCTGTACGGATACAATCGATGACAAATACTAACACCAACGATACCGAAGCCAGTACCGAACAAGTTATCAGAATAGTAAAGGCCGGAGCTGACTATGTACGCCTCACTGCACAGGGAGTACGCGAAGCCGAGAATCTCAGAAATATAAAAGATGCGGTAAGGGCGCAGGGATACATCACCCCTCTGATTGCCGACATACACTTTAATCCGCGTGCGGCAGAAGCGGCTGCAAGAATAGTAGAGAAAGTGCGAATCAATCCGGGTAATTTTGTTGACAGGGTGAAGACTTTCGAAACATTCGAATACACAGATGAAGAATATGCACAGGAAATAGAGAAAATCAGGGCTAAACTCATTCCTTTGCTCAATATATGTAAAGAACATAAAACAGCTATCCGCATCGGGGTAAATCACGGTTCATTATCCGACCGTATTATGAGCCGTTATGGCGACACTCCCGAAGGTATGGTGGAGTCATGTATGGAGTTCCTCCATATTTGCATTGCTGAAGAATTCAGGGATATTGTAATTTCCATGAAAACTTCGAATACTGTTGTAATGTCGAAAGCTGTTCGCCTGCTTATTGCCCGTATGGAAAAAGAAGGTCTCAATTTCCCGTTGCACCTCGGAGTCACTGAGGCGGGAGATGGTGAAGACGGGCGTATAAAATCAGCTGTAGGTATCGGTTCGCTTCTTTCCGATGGTATCGGCGACACCATCCGTGTATCCCTGAGCGAAGATCCGGAATATGAAGTACCTGTGGCTCAAAAACTTGTTGCATATATCAAACAGAAAGAAAATCATCCGGAAATAATAGCTAAGGCCTGTGATAAATTCTCTCCGTTCTCTACCGACCGCAGGGAAACATATACGGTGGGGAATATCGGAGGAGACAATCTACCTGTGGTGATTTCGGATCGTTCGGAAGGTAATTTCGAATTCAATGTTCATTTCCTTCCAGATTATCTATATGTCGGGAAAGAGTTACCACTTGGCGCACCACGTGCAATACCTTCTATTATAGATTTAGACGGATGGAAAGGGGAAAAGAATACATACCCCCTGTTCGGTAAATCGAATTGGGAAAAGATAAGGGGTAATGATGCGGCGATCAAATTCCTGCGTCTCTCATATCCTGAATTAGATGACAATATTATCACCCTGCTGAAAGCAGACAAATCAATAGCCATTATTCTTTCGACCAATCACATCAACGGTGTAGGAGAGCAGCGCGCATTTATACACACCCTGATGAATAATGATTGTGATACACCCGTAATACCTAACCGCAGATATGAAGAGAATGAAACGGAAGACCTGCAGATAAAAGCGGCGGCTGATTTCGGAACTCTTTATCTCGACGGCTTCGGCAATGGTATTATGCTTGAGAACCAAGGAAGTATTTCATTGAAAAATATAGATGCATACATGTTCGGAATTTTACAGGCATCGCGCATCCGTACAAGTAAAACCGAATATATATCCTGCCCTAGTTGCGGACGTACATTATTTGACCTGCAAACAACCGTCGCATTAGTAAAAGGTGCCACCTCACACCTTAAACACCTTAAGATAGGAGTTATGGGCTGCATCGTTAATGGCCCGGGAGAGATGGCGGATGCCGATTATGGTTATGTAGGTGCTGAGAAAGGAAAGATATCCCTTTATAAAAAGAAGCACCTGATAGAAAAAAATATTGCTTCGGAAGAGGCTGTGGAAAGGCTTGTCCAACTTATTAAAGACAATGGCGACTGGATGGAGCCGGAGAATTAATCGTTATAAAATATTTAAAGGAGCAGGATTTTTTGAAAAAACCTGCTCCTTTACTATCTTAATAATACCTTCACAATCGTAACAATTAATTAACAAGCCTATATTATATTTGTAGTCAGATAACATTAACTTTATCCCTTTTTAAACAAGCATAAGCTACTTATTGTTAAAGAAATATACTTATATTAAAATAATGGAAGGAAAAAAGAATTACACAGGGCTAACAGACAGTCAGGTAAAAGAAAGCAGGCAAAAGCACGGAGCGAATATACTCACCCCGCCTAAGAAAGAACCTTTATGGAAGCTCTTTCTACAAAAGTTTGAAGACCCTATTATCCGCATCCTGCTTATAGCAGCATTTCTCTCTTTGGGAATATCCATCATACACAACGAATACATTGAAACCATCGGTATATTCTGCGCTATTCTACTGGCTACGGGAGTATCTTTCTGGTTTGAGATGGATGCTAATAAAAAGTTCGATGTCCTCAACCAGGTAAACGATGAGGATATGATCACCGTTATGCGTAACGGCAATATCCGTCAGGTGCCTAAAAAAGATATAGTAGTAGGTGATATCGTGTTTCTGGAAATGGGAAATGAAGTTCCTGCCGACGGAGAACTGTTCGATGCCGTATCCATGCAGATAGATGAATCCTGCCTTACAGGGGAGCTTAGCATAGACAAAACAATAGATCCCGATCACTTCGAAGAGGGTGTGACTTATCCATCCAACTGGGTACTTCGGGGCACGAAAGTAATAAACGGACACGGAGTTTTTGAAGTAGCCCGTGTAGGAGATGCCACAGAATTCGGTAAGGTTGCAGAAAAATCTACTGAAAAGGTAGAAGGGGAAACTCCTCTGAACCGGCAACTGGACTCTCTTGCCAAGTTTATCGGGGTAATCGGGCTTGTATTGGCAATGCTTACTTTTGCCGTCCTCTTTATAAAAAATATATTTAATGACCCTACAGTACATGTTTCCTTGGGCGAACTCGGCCTTCTCGGAGCAGTTATGATAGGTGTAGCCATAGCGATGATAAAAGTATGGCTGCCAATCATATACGATGGACTTGAACTTGCAGGGAAAGATATTAAACTACCGAAAGCTGTAGCCAAAGGCAGTTGGCTGAGATGGCTGCTTACAGGAGCATTGGTAACTATCATTTTAGCTTTTTCGGGATATATATTCGGGGTAAATCCTTTGGACGACGATTCGTGGATCAGTATAGATGTGGCTGCGAATATACTTCAGGCCTTTATGGTAGCTGTTACTCTCGTTGTAGTGGCAGTGCCGGAAGGACTGCCGATGAGTGTTACGCTCAGTCTGGCACTGAGTATGCGCCGCATGTTGAAGATGAACAACCTTGTGCGTAAAATGCATGCCGTGGAAACGATGGGAGCCACCACTGTTATCTGTACAGATAAAACAGGTACGCTCACTCAGAACCAGATGCAGGTAGCAAGTACAAATTTCTACGGAGTGCCAGATCAAAACCTGACAGATAGTGAAGTGAGCAGGCTGGTGATTGGAAATATATCGGTAAATTCGACAGCATTCCTCGATTTTTCAAATAAAGAAAAAGTTTCGGCATTGGGTAACCCCACCGAGGGAGCACTCTTATTATGGCTGAACAAAAGCAAGATATTGTATAGCAATATCCGTAATAAAGAAGAGGTACTGGACCAGTTGCCATTCTCTACCGAACGTAAATATATGGCAACCCTTGTAGATTCGCCTAAACTTAAACGAAAAGTATTATACGTAAAAGGTGCACCTGAAGTCGTTTTTGCAAAGAGTATCCTTGTAGCAGGCGTAAACGGAGAAGCTCCTGTCAGCGAATTCAAAGATATTGTAGACGAACAATTACTCCAGTATCAGAATCAGGCAATGCGTACTCTCGGGTTTGCATATAAATATATCGATGAAGCAAACAACCAATCCGTAGAAGAACTAGCCTCTGGCGATTTGATATTCTTAGGTATCGCTGGTATTTCCGATCCTGTACGTACAGATGTACCGGAAGCTGTAGAACGTTGTTTGAATGCGGGTATCGGAGTTAAGATAGTAACCGGAGACACATATGGCACCGCGAAAGAAATAGGTCGCCAGATCGGTATCTGGAAAGATGAGGAAGACACTGACCAGAATATAATAGGCGGTGTAGATTTCGAGAATCTCTCCGATGATGAAGCATTTGATAGAGTAAAAGATCTGAAAATAATGTGTCGTGCACGCCCTACCGATAAACAACGCCTTGTTCATTTACTGAAACAGCGTGGCGAGATTGTCGCCGTTACCGGTGACGGAACAAACGATGCTCCCGCCCTCAACTATGCCGATGTAGGTTTATCTATGGGTTCGGGAACATCGGTAGCTAAGGAGGCCAGCGACATTACACTTCTCGACGACTCATTCAGTAGCATTGCTACAGCAGTAATGTGGGGACGTTCGCTATATAAGAATATCCAACGGTTTATATTCTTCCAGCTGACAATCAACGTGGCAGCTCTGCTGATTGTATTCTTAGGTTCCATATTTGGCCAGGAACTGCCACTAACAGTAACACAGATGTTGTGGGTGAATCTGATAATGGATACATTTGCTGCCGGAGCTCTGGCTTCTCTCCCGCCCGATCCGAATGTAATGAATAGCAAACCAAGAAAGAACAGCGATTTTATCATAACCAGTTCTATCGGAAAACATATTCTGACTACAGGTATATTGTTTGTCATACTATTGTTGGGAATGATGTATTATTTCTCTTCCCCCGAACATCTTAATTCATTCTTTAGCTATATCCCTGAAGCAGACCGAAACGGATATTTCCTATCCTACTTCTTTACGGTATTTGTGTTGTTGCAATTCTGGAATATGTTTAATGCAAAGGCCTACGGTACAGGCAAATCTGCTTTTGCAGGCTTAAGTAAAAGCGCCGGATTTGAGGTAGTAGCCCTCATTATACTTATCGGACAGATACTGATAGTGACTTTCGGTGGTGAGGTATTCCGTACTATGCCGTTGACTATACAAGACTGGGGTATTATAATCGGAGGAACTTCATTCGTATTATGGATAGGGGAATTGATCCGCTTATTCAAAAAAAAGTAAGAAGTAAAAATATAAAAAAGAACTTTATCTATACCCTGTAAGCTGATTGTAATATATCAGTTTGCAGGGTTCTTTGATGTATTGAACAGGCTCACTCAATTCCTCAGAAGGGGAAAAATAAATGAAGAGTGAAAAATAAAAAAGCTGAAAAGACTGTTACTTTTGTTACCTTTTGAGAAAGTTACAAGTTACAGGTGGACAAAGAAACGAGATATAAGTTGTTAACTGATGACTGTTTACTGCTAACTGATACATGTGTTACCTTTTGGGCGAAGCTATAGGAGGATGTGTCTATAGCCAATGGACTATCAAATCATTTTCCTCTTTGTCTTTCTGAATGCAATGAAGAATCTCGACTCTCCAGATATGAGATGTTTCACTCCGTTCAACATGACAACCAACGGTCACAGGAGCGTAGCGTATGTAAATAGAAAGTAAAAATTGCTGCTGGCATACCGTCGTTATCGATCGGACGAATGGTTATTCGCCACGACAAAAGACTGAAAAGGTTGTTACTTTTGTTACCTTTTAATACTCTCATAAAAGGACGAAAAAGGCAAAACAAAAAAAGCAAGTGTATTTTTCAATACACCCGCCTTTATCTAAGTATTTATTATAAACTGTCTTTTTACCAGAAATACATATAGAACGCCGCACAAAGAGCAACAACTCCGAGCGATGCGATAACATCCCATTTGTTCCAGCTCTTTCCGATAACTTTCTTGTAGTCGTCGGTGAAAGTGATGGCCTCTATTTGTTGTGCTGTTGGTTTCGCAGTGAAAAGCGAT
Protein-coding sequences here:
- a CDS encoding carboxypeptidase regulatory-like domain-containing protein; the encoded protein is MRNIIQNLVVFTLLCALCQSCLIDKTEDPASISGVVKDSSGKGIAGVKVKLESLSVSPATETSSTGHYVLNIPSGGATAYIAFSKEGYTPLSQAATFRAGDNLTVDITLNALSEDAFFVVESKDDVQLKNGSGHYSILVKTNINFEVECDADWLDIKKTNGSITFDYSENETLEKRTAIINFSAEYNFTRTIKIEQDEGPVLELTDYLGKDNATNYLTSIPFISFNREVNLISSIASPQGVDLSPQYSADRKTIYFPNIKLSPFSAMKVSYVVESTDKATVKGYIELQPYEKSISTSGYWEHRIRFIKDNKHFWMRMSGYDGVVLDQYSLGDLTKTASIGWDKEGYGYTEFYYNAYNNSLYVFIKNKLDIYDASSGKFIKQIDLSSVIDPEYITDVAFGNNGYGLCIAWSNGKPKILYIDSANNHKCGVFSEDDMFYDPHHTNTLIVNRIEACDNGKTLVLSKGSEINDIFTVDITSKNIVHYSLYGQYFSANYYFPGVFLGGTYNRNASYIDSSSGNITKQSANSLGNSAVFLHSENNLPIMLTSELSRIDMKSGEEIKTADVSNISSIHSSNDGKSVIIEKDYKVYLFNSDLFLKYTSKIK
- a CDS encoding 4-hydroxy-3-methylbut-2-en-1-yl diphosphate synthase, which encodes MNYFNYKRRLSSETRIGDTPLGGSNPVRIQSMTNTNTNDTEASTEQVIRIVKAGADYVRLTAQGVREAENLRNIKDAVRAQGYITPLIADIHFNPRAAEAAARIVEKVRINPGNFVDRVKTFETFEYTDEEYAQEIEKIRAKLIPLLNICKEHKTAIRIGVNHGSLSDRIMSRYGDTPEGMVESCMEFLHICIAEEFRDIVISMKTSNTVVMSKAVRLLIARMEKEGLNFPLHLGVTEAGDGEDGRIKSAVGIGSLLSDGIGDTIRVSLSEDPEYEVPVAQKLVAYIKQKENHPEIIAKACDKFSPFSTDRRETYTVGNIGGDNLPVVISDRSEGNFEFNVHFLPDYLYVGKELPLGAPRAIPSIIDLDGWKGEKNTYPLFGKSNWEKIRGNDAAIKFLRLSYPELDDNIITLLKADKSIAIILSTNHINGVGEQRAFIHTLMNNDCDTPVIPNRRYEENETEDLQIKAAADFGTLYLDGFGNGIMLENQGSISLKNIDAYMFGILQASRIRTSKTEYISCPSCGRTLFDLQTTVALVKGATSHLKHLKIGVMGCIVNGPGEMADADYGYVGAEKGKISLYKKKHLIEKNIASEEAVERLVQLIKDNGDWMEPEN
- a CDS encoding calcium-translocating P-type ATPase, PMCA-type, whose translation is MEGKKNYTGLTDSQVKESRQKHGANILTPPKKEPLWKLFLQKFEDPIIRILLIAAFLSLGISIIHNEYIETIGIFCAILLATGVSFWFEMDANKKFDVLNQVNDEDMITVMRNGNIRQVPKKDIVVGDIVFLEMGNEVPADGELFDAVSMQIDESCLTGELSIDKTIDPDHFEEGVTYPSNWVLRGTKVINGHGVFEVARVGDATEFGKVAEKSTEKVEGETPLNRQLDSLAKFIGVIGLVLAMLTFAVLFIKNIFNDPTVHVSLGELGLLGAVMIGVAIAMIKVWLPIIYDGLELAGKDIKLPKAVAKGSWLRWLLTGALVTIILAFSGYIFGVNPLDDDSWISIDVAANILQAFMVAVTLVVVAVPEGLPMSVTLSLALSMRRMLKMNNLVRKMHAVETMGATTVICTDKTGTLTQNQMQVASTNFYGVPDQNLTDSEVSRLVIGNISVNSTAFLDFSNKEKVSALGNPTEGALLLWLNKSKILYSNIRNKEEVLDQLPFSTERKYMATLVDSPKLKRKVLYVKGAPEVVFAKSILVAGVNGEAPVSEFKDIVDEQLLQYQNQAMRTLGFAYKYIDEANNQSVEELASGDLIFLGIAGISDPVRTDVPEAVERCLNAGIGVKIVTGDTYGTAKEIGRQIGIWKDEEDTDQNIIGGVDFENLSDDEAFDRVKDLKIMCRARPTDKQRLVHLLKQRGEIVAVTGDGTNDAPALNYADVGLSMGSGTSVAKEASDITLLDDSFSSIATAVMWGRSLYKNIQRFIFFQLTINVAALLIVFLGSIFGQELPLTVTQMLWVNLIMDTFAAGALASLPPDPNVMNSKPRKNSDFIITSSIGKHILTTGILFVILLLGMMYYFSSPEHLNSFFSYIPEADRNGYFLSYFFTVFVLLQFWNMFNAKAYGTGKSAFAGLSKSAGFEVVALIILIGQILIVTFGGEVFRTMPLTIQDWGIIIGGTSFVLWIGELIRLFKKK